A region from the Acidimicrobiales bacterium genome encodes:
- a CDS encoding DinB family protein, with amino-acid sequence MVHETCDACGFDGAMYTDAALVEAIAALGPQWRALLDSAGDHLRTRPAPEVWSALEYAAHSRDITALHVFGVEFALSTENATVPPIDGDAMIAEAAATYGAAEVADVAAALARETTALSALAADNIDSWDRTLTVGDATNTVRWMLEHALHDSTHHLDDVARGLAELRARA; translated from the coding sequence GTGGTCCACGAAACCTGCGACGCCTGTGGCTTCGACGGCGCCATGTACACCGACGCCGCGCTCGTCGAGGCCATCGCCGCGCTCGGGCCGCAGTGGCGCGCCCTGCTCGACTCCGCCGGCGATCACCTGCGTACCCGGCCCGCGCCCGAAGTGTGGTCGGCGCTGGAGTACGCGGCGCACAGCCGGGACATCACCGCCCTGCACGTCTTCGGCGTCGAGTTCGCGTTGAGCACCGAGAACGCCACGGTCCCGCCCATCGACGGCGACGCCATGATCGCCGAGGCGGCCGCCACCTACGGCGCCGCGGAGGTGGCCGACGTCGCGGCCGCCCTGGCGCGTGAGACCACGGCGCTGTCGGCGCTGGCGGCCGACAACATCGACAGCTGGGATCGCACCCTCACCGTCGGCGACGCCACCAACACCGTGCGCTGGATGCTCGAGCACGCGCTGCACGACTCGACCCATCACCTCGACGACGTCGCCCGCGGCCTCGCCGAGCTGCGCGCCCGCGCGTAG
- a CDS encoding class I SAM-dependent methyltransferase encodes MPDESDEGLVLWESATDWWQSGFTEGADPEYEEQILPLARAELAGRARVLDVGCGEGQIARLAVADCGATLAVGVDPTRSQIVEAALRGGGAHYARSFAEPLPFRDASFDAVVACLVFEHIDNARAAIEEVARVLAPGGRFCFFLNHPLLQTPGSGWVIDVDLDEQYWRIGPYLVEDHSVEEIHPGVHLPFVHRPLSVYVNALIDAGLVLGRMLEPAPPDGFLAIADEYRDAADIPRLLYLRADKPSA; translated from the coding sequence GTGCCCGACGAATCCGACGAAGGCCTCGTCTTATGGGAAAGCGCGACGGACTGGTGGCAGTCGGGATTCACCGAAGGCGCCGACCCCGAGTACGAGGAGCAGATCCTGCCGTTGGCGCGCGCCGAACTGGCCGGGCGCGCCCGGGTGCTCGACGTCGGCTGCGGTGAGGGGCAGATCGCCCGGCTGGCGGTCGCCGATTGCGGGGCGACTCTCGCCGTCGGCGTCGATCCGACGCGCTCGCAGATCGTCGAGGCGGCGTTGCGGGGCGGGGGAGCGCACTACGCGCGGTCCTTCGCCGAACCGCTGCCGTTCCGTGACGCGTCCTTCGACGCCGTTGTCGCCTGTCTCGTGTTCGAGCACATCGACAACGCCCGCGCCGCGATCGAAGAAGTCGCGCGCGTCCTTGCGCCGGGCGGCCGGTTCTGCTTCTTCCTCAACCACCCGCTGCTGCAGACGCCGGGCTCGGGCTGGGTGATCGACGTCGACCTCGACGAGCAGTACTGGCGCATCGGCCCGTACCTGGTCGAGGACCACTCGGTCGAGGAGATCCACCCCGGCGTGCACCTGCCGTTCGTGCACCGGCCGCTGTCGGTGTACGTGAACGCCCTCATCGACGCCGGCCTCGTCCTCGGCCGCATGCTCGAGCCCGCACCACCCGACGGCTTCCTCGCCATCGCGGACGAATACCGCGACGCCGCCGACATCCCCCGCCTCCTCTACCTGCGCGCCGACAAACCGTCCGCGTAA
- a CDS encoding type IV toxin-antitoxin system AbiEi family antitoxin domain-containing protein — MPKEVEMDWEAESRLLAIAAMQLGLFTVTQALDAGVSRRTLRTRIGQGAWRRFRRGVFVVEGHPSTPAQAHMAAVLATGVDGTRSSHRAGAWLWAMTPYEQTPEVTIPADVRLRWRDVRVHRTQTPLLPAEVRKGVPVTTAAETLLDLGAVMSLQKVQLALDRGIANRVVTPMSALAELERRGKMGVRGTAALRHLLDDAGITGSHPPSVLEAKMRRLIDKAGLPQPRCELIVGEHGEYRLDFSWPDLLLAVEVEGWLYHSSLAAFQANKTRRNRLSVAGYLIVEYTWAHVTRTPAGVVAELKKAYAGRVRAYADGLSARR; from the coding sequence ATGCCCAAAGAGGTGGAGATGGATTGGGAGGCCGAGTCACGACTGCTCGCCATTGCGGCGATGCAGCTCGGGCTGTTCACGGTGACGCAGGCGCTCGATGCTGGCGTCAGTCGCAGAACGCTGCGGACGCGGATCGGGCAGGGCGCGTGGCGACGCTTTCGCCGCGGGGTGTTCGTGGTCGAGGGCCATCCGTCGACGCCCGCGCAGGCACACATGGCAGCAGTGTTGGCGACTGGTGTCGACGGCACGCGGTCATCGCATCGGGCTGGCGCCTGGCTCTGGGCCATGACGCCGTATGAGCAGACTCCGGAGGTCACGATCCCGGCCGATGTGCGGCTGCGCTGGAGGGACGTTCGGGTTCACCGCACGCAGACACCGTTGCTGCCAGCCGAGGTCCGCAAGGGCGTTCCGGTTACGACGGCGGCGGAAACGCTCCTCGACCTCGGAGCGGTGATGAGCCTGCAGAAGGTCCAACTCGCGCTCGATCGCGGGATCGCCAACCGGGTCGTGACGCCGATGTCGGCGCTGGCCGAGCTCGAACGCCGAGGCAAGATGGGAGTGCGCGGCACCGCCGCACTCCGCCATCTTCTCGACGATGCGGGCATCACCGGCAGCCATCCTCCGTCGGTGCTCGAAGCGAAGATGCGTCGCTTGATCGACAAAGCCGGCTTACCGCAGCCGCGGTGTGAACTCATCGTTGGCGAGCACGGCGAGTACAGGCTCGACTTCTCCTGGCCCGACCTCCTGTTGGCCGTTGAGGTCGAAGGTTGGCTGTACCACTCCTCGCTCGCCGCCTTTCAGGCGAACAAGACCCGACGGAACCGTCTCTCCGTCGCCGGCTACCTCATCGTCGAATACACCTGGGCGCACGTGACCCGGACGCCCGCCGGTGTCGTCGCCGAACTGAAGAAGGCGTACGCCGGGCGGGTGCGGGCTTACGCGGACGGTTTGTCGGCGCGCAGGTAG
- the rapZ gene encoding RNase adapter RapZ: protein MGELVVVAGMSGAGRSTAAAVFEDAGWFVVDNLPPELAGRVVDLVARPGGTDRIALVVGRSGTELGGLDDAIRDLRSTGTPVRVLYLDAADDVLVRRYEGTRRRHPIEGEGVEGAIAVERALLAPVRQLADVVVDTSELNVHQLRDRILDLFSDHSRPEVGLRIAVVSFGYSHGLPRDADLVFDCRFLPNPHWIPELRPHTGLDVDVRDYVLGQPAAKEFLEKIDDLLELLLPAYVEEGKAYLTIAVGCTGGRHRSVAIANALHEMIEAHGYDANISHRDVSKKT, encoded by the coding sequence GTGGGCGAACTTGTCGTGGTCGCAGGGATGTCGGGGGCGGGGCGGTCGACGGCGGCTGCCGTGTTCGAAGACGCCGGGTGGTTCGTGGTCGACAACCTGCCGCCGGAGTTGGCCGGCCGTGTGGTCGACCTCGTCGCCCGCCCGGGCGGGACGGACCGCATCGCGCTCGTCGTCGGCCGCAGCGGGACCGAACTCGGCGGGCTCGACGACGCCATCCGCGACCTGCGCTCCACCGGCACCCCCGTGCGCGTCCTCTACCTCGACGCCGCCGACGACGTGCTCGTCCGCCGGTACGAAGGCACGAGACGGCGACACCCGATCGAGGGTGAAGGCGTCGAAGGCGCCATCGCCGTCGAGCGGGCGCTGCTGGCGCCGGTCCGCCAGCTGGCCGACGTGGTTGTCGACACCAGCGAGCTCAACGTCCACCAGCTGCGCGACCGCATCCTCGACCTCTTCAGCGACCACTCCCGACCCGAGGTCGGACTGCGCATCGCCGTCGTCTCCTTCGGGTACTCCCACGGCTTGCCCCGCGACGCCGACCTCGTGTTCGACTGCCGCTTCCTCCCGAACCCGCACTGGATCCCCGAGTTGCGCCCCCACACGGGCCTCGACGTCGACGTGCGCGACTACGTCCTCGGCCAACCCGCCGCCAAGGAGTTCCTCGAGAAGATCGACGATCTCTTGGAACTCCTCCTGCCGGCCTACGTCGAGGAAGGCAAGGCGTACCTCACCATCGCGGTCGGCTGCACCGGCGGGCGCCACCGCTCGGTCGCCATCGCCAACGCACTCCACGAGATGATCGAGGCGCACGGCTACGACGCCAACATCAGCCACCGCGACGTCTCGAAGAAGACATGA
- a CDS encoding gluconeogenesis factor YvcK family protein, which translates to MTRTEDERPDGPHVVALGGGHGLATTLRAARAYAGRITAVVSVADDGGSSGRLRHDLGIPAPGDLRHCLHALADDESLFARAFEHRFDAGDLDGHPLGNLVIAGLTAATGNFVAALAETARLLGAHGDVLPATVEPVDLVADLADGTEVRGQVEVDHAQSIRSVRLDPPTPYAPTAVIDAIAAADQIVIGPGSLHTSVLAVLAVPDIHQALHTAAARTIFVANLRGVRSTAGLTLADHIGALADHGVNPDVVVVDENTTMADGPLPPHLHLVRKPLARFDVPAHDPAQLAKALADLVG; encoded by the coding sequence ATGACGCGTACTGAAGACGAGCGCCCCGACGGCCCGCACGTCGTCGCCCTCGGCGGCGGTCACGGCCTCGCCACCACGCTGCGGGCGGCGCGGGCGTATGCCGGCCGGATCACCGCGGTCGTCTCCGTCGCCGACGACGGGGGGAGCAGCGGCCGCCTCCGTCACGACCTCGGCATCCCGGCGCCGGGCGACCTGCGTCACTGCCTGCACGCCCTCGCCGACGACGAGTCGCTGTTCGCCCGCGCCTTCGAGCACCGCTTCGACGCCGGCGACCTCGACGGCCACCCGCTCGGCAACCTCGTCATCGCCGGGCTGACCGCGGCGACGGGCAACTTCGTGGCCGCCCTCGCCGAGACCGCCCGTCTCCTCGGCGCTCACGGCGACGTCCTGCCGGCCACCGTCGAACCCGTCGACCTCGTGGCCGACCTCGCCGACGGCACCGAAGTGCGCGGCCAGGTCGAAGTCGACCACGCCCAGTCGATCCGCAGCGTGCGGCTCGACCCCCCGACGCCCTACGCGCCCACCGCGGTGATCGACGCCATCGCCGCGGCCGACCAGATCGTCATCGGCCCGGGCTCGCTGCACACCAGCGTGCTGGCCGTCCTCGCCGTCCCCGACATCCACCAGGCCCTGCACACCGCGGCGGCGCGCACGATTTTCGTGGCGAACCTGCGCGGGGTGCGCAGCACGGCGGGCCTGACGCTCGCTGACCACATCGGCGCCCTCGCCGACCACGGTGTCAACCCCGACGTGGTGGTGGTCGACGAGAACACCACGATGGCCGACGGGCCCCTGCCGCCCCACCTGCACCTCGTCCGCAAACCCCTCGCCCGCTTCGACGTACCGGCCCATGACCCCGCCCAACTGGCGAAGGCCCTCGCCGATCTGGTCGGATAG
- the gap gene encoding type I glyceraldehyde-3-phosphate dehydrogenase, producing the protein MAIRVGINGFGRIGRNFFRAAKQTGADFEFVAANDPFTPTNLAAHLLTHDTVLGRWEGAEVEVVDEGIKLNGETLKILGERDPAKIPWGDLGVDVVIESTGVFSSREQAAAHLEGGAPLVIVSAPSAGADATFVVGVNDDTFDRNTHKVISNASCTTNCFVPMVKVLDDAFGVERGLMTTVHAYTGTQALVDGPSKDLREARAAAVNIIPSSTGAARATALVLEAMKGKLDGTSLRVPVPDGSITDFTAILNRDVTKEEVNDAFRVAADKGPLANVLVYSEEPIVSSDIVGSPASCTFDAPLTMVMGNLVKVLGWYDNEWGYSNRLVDLVRITAGK; encoded by the coding sequence ATGGCAATTCGTGTCGGCATCAACGGGTTCGGCCGCATCGGCCGCAACTTCTTCCGGGCGGCCAAGCAGACGGGCGCCGACTTCGAGTTCGTGGCCGCCAACGACCCGTTCACGCCGACGAATCTCGCCGCGCACCTGCTGACGCACGACACCGTGCTCGGTCGCTGGGAAGGCGCCGAAGTCGAGGTCGTCGACGAGGGCATCAAGCTCAACGGCGAGACCCTCAAGATCCTCGGCGAGCGCGACCCCGCGAAGATTCCGTGGGGCGACCTCGGCGTCGACGTCGTCATCGAGTCGACCGGCGTGTTCAGCTCGCGTGAGCAGGCGGCGGCCCACCTCGAAGGCGGCGCGCCCCTCGTCATCGTCAGCGCCCCGAGCGCCGGCGCCGACGCCACGTTCGTGGTCGGCGTCAACGACGACACGTTCGACCGCAACACCCACAAGGTCATCTCGAACGCGTCGTGCACCACCAACTGCTTCGTGCCGATGGTGAAGGTGCTCGACGACGCGTTCGGCGTCGAGCGCGGCCTCATGACGACCGTTCACGCCTATACCGGCACGCAAGCGCTCGTCGACGGTCCGAGCAAGGACCTGCGTGAAGCCCGCGCCGCTGCCGTCAACATCATCCCGAGTTCGACCGGCGCCGCCCGCGCCACCGCCCTCGTCCTCGAAGCGATGAAGGGCAAGCTCGACGGCACGTCGCTGCGCGTGCCCGTGCCCGACGGTTCGATCACCGACTTCACCGCCATCCTCAACCGCGACGTCACCAAGGAAGAGGTGAACGACGCCTTCCGCGTCGCCGCCGACAAGGGCCCGCTGGCCAACGTCCTCGTCTACAGCGAGGAGCCGATCGTCAGCTCCGACATCGTCGGGTCGCCCGCCAGCTGCACCTTCGACGCCCCCCTCACCATGGTGATGGGCAACCTCGTGAAGGTCCTCGGCTGGTACGACAACGAGTGGGGTTACTCCAACCGCCTCGTCGACCTGGTGCGCATCACCGCCGGCAAGTAG
- a CDS encoding phosphoglycerate kinase has product MNPADGVPVLEDLGDVSGRRVLVRCDFNVPVHDGVITDDLRIRAALPTLTYLTQHGADVTACTHFGRPKGLPDPKYSVAPVRARLKELAPDVKLLENLRFDAGEEGNDPAFVDTLIDGMDAYVNDAFGASHRAHASIVGPPRFLPSAAGRLLAKEVDVLGGLLDKPAKPFVAILGGSKVSDKLGVINALLAKVDTLVIGGGMCFTFLAAQGHKVGDSLLQPEQIETCKQLLASGQNIVLPEDVIALSPDGTQTATLGVDLPDGWKGMDIGPYSGAIFADVVASARTVLWNGPMGVFEDERFAMGTRAVAQACADAERAFTVIGGGDSAAAVAQFGLAKYIDHISTGGGASLELIEQGDLPGLKALRNGVHPHA; this is encoded by the coding sequence GTGAATCCGGCGGACGGGGTTCCCGTCCTCGAAGACCTTGGGGACGTATCGGGCCGGCGCGTGCTCGTCCGATGCGACTTCAACGTGCCCGTGCACGACGGCGTCATCACTGACGACCTGCGCATCCGCGCCGCGCTGCCCACCCTCACCTACCTGACGCAGCACGGCGCCGATGTCACCGCCTGCACCCACTTCGGCCGCCCCAAGGGTCTGCCCGACCCGAAGTATTCCGTCGCGCCGGTGCGGGCGCGGCTCAAGGAGTTGGCGCCCGACGTGAAGCTGCTCGAGAACTTGCGGTTCGACGCCGGCGAGGAGGGCAACGACCCGGCGTTCGTCGACACGCTGATCGACGGCATGGACGCCTACGTGAACGACGCGTTCGGCGCGTCGCATCGCGCGCACGCCAGCATCGTCGGACCGCCCAGGTTCCTGCCGAGCGCCGCTGGTCGCCTGCTGGCGAAGGAGGTCGACGTGCTCGGTGGCCTGCTCGACAAGCCGGCCAAGCCGTTCGTCGCCATCCTCGGCGGGTCGAAGGTCAGCGACAAGCTCGGCGTCATCAACGCGCTGCTCGCCAAGGTCGACACGCTCGTCATCGGCGGCGGCATGTGCTTCACCTTCCTCGCCGCGCAGGGTCACAAGGTCGGCGACTCCCTGCTCCAGCCCGAGCAGATCGAGACGTGCAAGCAGTTGCTGGCGTCGGGCCAGAACATCGTGTTGCCCGAAGACGTGATCGCGCTGAGCCCCGACGGCACGCAGACGGCGACGCTCGGCGTCGACCTGCCCGACGGCTGGAAGGGCATGGACATCGGTCCCTACAGCGGCGCGATCTTCGCCGACGTCGTCGCGTCGGCCCGCACGGTGTTGTGGAACGGGCCGATGGGCGTGTTCGAGGACGAACGCTTCGCTATGGGCACGCGCGCGGTGGCGCAGGCGTGCGCCGATGCCGAGCGCGCCTTCACCGTCATCGGTGGCGGCGACTCGGCGGCGGCTGTTGCCCAGTTCGGCCTCGCCAAGTACATCGACCACATCTCGACGGGCGGCGGTGCCTCGCTCGAACTGATCGAGCAGGGCGACCTGCCCGGGTTGAAGGCACTGAGGAATGGAGTGCACCCGCATGCCTGA
- the tpiA gene encoding triose-phosphate isomerase, protein MPDARKPLISGNWKMHHDHLEAIRVIQKLNFRLDTDVYKNVDVSVHPPFTDLRALQTLIDVDNMSILLGAQHCHWEDRGAFTGEVSPQFLAKLNVQLVICGHSERRELFGETDEMVNLKVKSILKHGMTPIMCCGETLEEREAGNAEAKVDGQVRAGLAGVSPADVARLVIAYEPIWAIGTGQTATSEDAQAMCKVVRTVVAEVAGAEAAAGVRVQYGGSVKPGNIKELMACPDIDGALVGGASLDPDDFAAIVSY, encoded by the coding sequence ATGCCTGACGCCCGCAAACCCCTCATCAGCGGCAACTGGAAGATGCACCACGATCACCTCGAAGCGATCCGGGTCATCCAGAAGCTCAACTTCCGCCTCGACACCGACGTCTACAAGAACGTCGACGTGTCGGTCCACCCACCCTTCACCGACCTGCGCGCCCTGCAAACGCTGATCGACGTCGACAACATGAGCATCCTGCTCGGCGCCCAGCACTGCCACTGGGAGGACAGGGGCGCCTTCACCGGTGAGGTCAGCCCGCAGTTCCTCGCCAAGCTCAACGTGCAGCTCGTCATCTGCGGTCACTCGGAGCGCCGTGAACTCTTCGGTGAGACCGACGAGATGGTCAACCTCAAGGTGAAGTCGATACTCAAGCACGGCATGACGCCGATCATGTGCTGCGGCGAAACACTCGAAGAGCGCGAAGCGGGCAACGCCGAGGCCAAGGTCGACGGGCAGGTGCGCGCCGGCCTCGCCGGGGTGTCGCCGGCCGACGTCGCGCGCCTCGTCATCGCCTACGAACCGATCTGGGCGATCGGTACCGGGCAGACGGCCACCTCCGAGGATGCCCAGGCGATGTGCAAGGTCGTGCGCACGGTGGTGGCCGAAGTGGCCGGTGCCGAGGCGGCGGCCGGTGTGCGGGTGCAGTACGGCGGGTCGGTGAAGCCGGGCAACATCAAAGAACTGATGGCGTGCCCGGACATCGACGGCGCGCTCGTGGGTGGGGCCAGCCTCGACCCCGATGACTTCGCCGCCATCGTCAGCTACTAA
- the secG gene encoding preprotein translocase subunit SecG has protein sequence MLAVNLLTLTAGIIVIHVIVSLLLIVLILLHSGRGGGLSDMFGGMGSVAAGSTVVERNLDRITVAAALAFGFTTLILALRMQ, from the coding sequence GTGCTGGCCGTCAACCTCCTGACCCTGACCGCGGGGATCATCGTGATCCACGTCATCGTGTCGCTGCTGCTGATCGTGCTGATCCTGCTCCACAGCGGCCGCGGCGGCGGCCTGTCCGACATGTTCGGCGGGATGGGTTCAGTCGCCGCGGGTTCCACCGTGGTCGAGCGCAACCTCGACCGCATCACGGTGGCGGCGGCGCTTGCGTTCGGCTTCACCACGCTCATCCTCGCCCTCCGTATGCAGTAG
- a CDS encoding ABC transporter substrate-binding protein has translation MPARRALVALALLVALGLGACTGSSGKHGASSTSTTAASKPVRIGVWTAPDPKAATYGGVGVRELVYPQLFKATPAGRWAPSLVKAGTDKTDSGATSARFRLRPAKWSDGSPITAADLRRSIDGRFVSAVDDPTRDGTIVVHFFRPLPGWRRLWSGLDTVTPPADGVYGGPYKVQTVTPGLETVLVANATYFGSPPAISEVHLVLTPDAEIAARLLERGDLDVIAPPAFTGRTARLERIKGAHVIEGNAAKGGWTAAFVANPTRLDLAQRRFLFHYANGPRFTDVLLHDEAASLGPATSADAATPEFKTTPAFALPDESAPAGVLLHAMQRTAHKAGFDFDVRAADFDRVLGSYAAADYDVLFRLEPTLPAVCWACRYATVDATLAQAADSGDAGAARSLRAELVDQAYDLPLWREVPVAAVRDGLDGVTENGFDVNGPAWNVAKWHWTR, from the coding sequence GTGCCCGCCCGCCGCGCGCTCGTCGCGCTGGCACTTCTTGTGGCGCTGGGCCTCGGCGCCTGCACCGGGTCTTCGGGCAAACATGGCGCCTCGTCGACGAGCACGACGGCCGCGAGCAAGCCCGTCCGCATCGGCGTGTGGACCGCGCCCGACCCGAAGGCCGCTACCTACGGCGGCGTGGGGGTGCGGGAACTCGTCTACCCGCAGTTGTTCAAGGCGACGCCCGCCGGCCGGTGGGCGCCGAGCCTGGTGAAGGCCGGCACCGACAAGACGGATTCCGGAGCGACGAGCGCCCGCTTCCGACTCCGGCCGGCGAAATGGTCCGACGGTTCGCCGATCACGGCCGCCGACCTGCGCCGCAGTATCGACGGCCGCTTCGTCAGCGCCGTCGACGACCCAACACGAGACGGCACGATCGTCGTGCACTTCTTCCGGCCGCTACCCGGGTGGCGCCGGCTGTGGTCGGGCCTCGACACCGTCACCCCTCCGGCGGATGGCGTCTACGGCGGGCCGTACAAGGTGCAGACGGTCACGCCCGGTCTCGAGACCGTGCTCGTCGCCAACGCCACGTACTTCGGTAGCCCGCCCGCGATCTCAGAGGTGCATCTCGTGCTGACGCCCGACGCCGAGATCGCGGCGCGCTTGCTGGAACGCGGCGACCTCGACGTGATCGCGCCGCCGGCGTTCACCGGTCGCACGGCGCGCCTCGAGCGGATCAAGGGCGCCCACGTCATCGAGGGCAACGCGGCCAAAGGCGGCTGGACCGCGGCGTTCGTCGCCAACCCGACGCGCCTCGACCTGGCGCAGCGCCGGTTCCTCTTCCATTACGCCAACGGGCCGCGCTTCACCGACGTGCTCCTGCACGACGAAGCCGCCTCGCTCGGGCCGGCTACGTCCGCCGACGCGGCCACGCCGGAGTTCAAGACAACGCCGGCGTTCGCCCTTCCGGACGAGTCGGCGCCGGCCGGCGTGCTGCTGCACGCGATGCAACGCACGGCGCACAAAGCCGGCTTCGACTTCGACGTGCGCGCTGCCGACTTCGACCGCGTCCTCGGCTCCTACGCCGCCGCCGACTACGACGTGTTGTTCCGCTTGGAACCGACGCTGCCGGCGGTGTGCTGGGCGTGCCGTTACGCCACCGTCGACGCCACGCTCGCTCAAGCGGCCGACAGCGGCGACGCCGGCGCCGCGAGGTCGTTGCGGGCCGAACTGGTCGACCAGGCCTATGACCTACCGCTGTGGCGGGAAGTGCCGGTCGCCGCCGTGCGCGACGGCCTCGATGGCGTCACCGAGAACGGGTTCGACGTCAACGGTCCCGCATGGAACGTTGCTAAATGGCACTGGACGCGTTAG
- a CDS encoding ABC transporter substrate-binding protein yields the protein MRARSVVPVALLASIAMFATACGNNNKNNAATTTTNANVPKGGTLVIGAEQEPDCLDFIASCSGSTWGDYMVKEQTIPSAFVFPRDSSGNYSYKYNALVLSEEPKLETSPVQKITYKINPKAVWSDGVAISSSDFKYTWDQIANGTDVYDKTGYDLIQGVDDSDPHTAVVTFKQGKTFSDWKNLFTANYGIWPSHILQGKDRDAETKDGYAWSGGPWMLEGGAAGWVKTDHITLVPNPKYWGPKPNLDKVIFKVQADTSAEFTAFKSKQTSMIWPQPQLDAVDQINAGLPGVSKDIASKTGNFEALWLNNGVFPFNDVAVRQAAAYALDRAAIVQRLFGGLGVKQPLQDLNGPIVNEFTDAQAYAKYTLNLDKVNSLLTADGWAKGSDGIWAKNGQKLSFKVRTTAGNKRRETTEQILQTQFKAAGMDMQVDNLKAGDLFGQALPKGDFQAAIYAQVLTSLQASTCNLFCSKNMSPIGQSGGNNYTRTNIPSLDEQLTKTDQALNDSDLAAAGKAASKISADNVISIPIDPLPTILLWDSTKIVGHVEDNALQGPFWNMNTWGVKS from the coding sequence GTGAGAGCACGCAGCGTCGTACCCGTTGCCCTACTGGCGAGCATTGCGATGTTCGCGACGGCATGCGGCAACAACAACAAGAACAACGCCGCCACGACCACCACGAACGCCAACGTTCCCAAGGGCGGCACCCTCGTCATCGGTGCCGAACAAGAGCCTGACTGCCTGGACTTCATCGCGAGTTGTTCGGGATCGACGTGGGGCGACTACATGGTGAAGGAGCAGACGATTCCGTCCGCCTTCGTCTTCCCGCGCGACTCGTCGGGCAACTACTCGTACAAGTACAACGCGCTCGTGCTCAGCGAAGAGCCGAAGCTCGAGACCTCGCCGGTCCAGAAGATCACGTACAAGATCAACCCGAAGGCCGTGTGGAGCGACGGCGTCGCCATCTCGTCGTCGGACTTCAAGTACACGTGGGATCAGATCGCCAACGGCACCGACGTGTACGACAAGACGGGCTACGACCTGATCCAGGGCGTTGACGACTCCGATCCCCACACCGCCGTCGTCACCTTCAAGCAGGGCAAGACGTTCTCGGACTGGAAAAACCTCTTCACCGCCAACTACGGGATCTGGCCGAGCCACATCCTCCAGGGCAAGGACCGCGACGCGGAGACCAAGGACGGCTACGCCTGGTCCGGTGGTCCGTGGATGTTGGAGGGCGGCGCCGCCGGTTGGGTCAAGACCGACCACATCACGCTGGTGCCGAATCCGAAGTACTGGGGACCCAAGCCGAACCTCGACAAGGTGATCTTCAAGGTCCAGGCCGACACGTCGGCGGAGTTCACGGCGTTCAAGTCGAAGCAGACGTCGATGATCTGGCCGCAGCCGCAGCTCGACGCGGTTGACCAGATCAACGCGGGGCTGCCGGGCGTCAGCAAGGACATCGCGTCCAAGACGGGCAACTTCGAGGCGCTGTGGCTCAACAACGGCGTGTTCCCGTTCAACGACGTGGCGGTGCGCCAGGCCGCGGCCTACGCGCTCGACCGCGCCGCGATCGTCCAGCGACTCTTCGGCGGCCTCGGCGTGAAGCAACCACTGCAAGACCTGAATGGTCCGATCGTGAACGAGTTCACCGACGCCCAGGCGTACGCGAAGTACACGCTCAACCTCGACAAGGTGAACTCGCTGCTGACCGCCGACGGCTGGGCTAAGGGCAGCGACGGCATCTGGGCCAAGAACGGCCAGAAGCTCTCGTTCAAGGTGCGCACTACGGCCGGCAACAAGCGACGTGAGACCACGGAGCAGATTCTGCAGACGCAGTTCAAGGCCGCCGGTATGGACATGCAGGTCGACAACCTGAAGGCGGGCGACCTCTTCGGACAGGCGCTCCCCAAGGGCGACTTCCAGGCCGCCATCTACGCCCAGGTGCTCACGTCGCTGCAGGCGAGCACGTGCAACCTGTTCTGCTCGAAGAACATGAGCCCGATCGGGCAGTCCGGCGGCAACAACTACACCCGCACGAACATCCCGAGCCTCGACGAGCAACTCACCAAGACCGACCAGGCGTTGAACGACAGCGACCTTGCGGCGGCGGGCAAGGCCGCGAGCAAGATCTCGGCCGACAACGTCATCAGCATCCCGATCGACCCGCTGCCTACGATTCTGCTGTGGGACTCGACGAAGATCGTCGGCCACGTCGAGGACAACGCCCTTCAGGGTCCGTTCTGGAACATGAATACTTGGGGCGTCAAGAGCTAG